The following coding sequences lie in one Capsicum annuum cultivar UCD-10X-F1 chromosome 5, UCD10Xv1.1, whole genome shotgun sequence genomic window:
- the LOC124898956 gene encoding uncharacterized protein LOC124898956, with the protein MRTSQKRKWATMIQTNASAQELKGKIANSYIFVHVNDDCMASSPLSVSGSLSICESIVSFPLDDDVHVVSVDTLVDPIDDRIDSSCKINLCPPSVEANVMNESTSSIDSLPIVDDVHVVRVDTLVDRIDDRIESSCKIDLCPSSVEAIVLNERTSSCETCIDQLVCENCPPLEVMCVVINRTQVNEEFDNVGQQNGSEPESYYRNNLVLETALKLNRSFRG; encoded by the coding sequence ATGAGAACTTCTCAAAAGAGAAAGTGGGCTACCATGATCCAAACCAACGCAAGTGCTCAAGAActtaaaggtaaaatagctaactcttacattTTTGTGCATGTGAACGATGATTgtatggctagtagcccattgagcgtgagtggtagcttatctatttgtgagtctattgtttcttttcctcttgatgatgatgtacatgttgtaagtgtggatacactagttgatcctattgatgaccgaattgactcttcttgtaagatcaatttatgtccacctagtgttgaagccaatgtgatgaatgaaagtacatcgtcgaTTGATTCTTTACctattgttgatgatgtacatgttgtgagagTAGATACACTAGTAGATcgtattgatgaccgaattgaatcttcttgtaagattgatttgtgtccatctagtgttgaggccattgtgttgaatgaacgTACATCGTCTTGTGAAACTTGTATTGATCAACTCGTGTGTGAaaattgcccaccacttgaggttatgtgtgttgtaattaatagaactcaagtgaatGAAGAATTTGataatgttggtcaacaaaatgggagtgaacccgagagctattatCGGaacaatcttgtgcttgaaactGCTTTGAAACTTAATAGATCTTTTAGAGGGTGA